The Chryseobacterium sp. 52 genome includes a region encoding these proteins:
- a CDS encoding zinc-binding alcohol dehydrogenase family protein, with amino-acid sequence MKAAVVITKGSIPQYTDFPDPETPKENEVQISVKAASIKNLDRAIAGGNHYSVSNEVHQPKIIGTDGAGHLENGEKVYFFSKKGTTAEKINVEKGFVIQVPEALDFATAAALPNAVMGSAMGLKFKAGMKPGDTVLINGATGVTGRIAVQAAKLYGAKKIIATGRNEESLQSLLELGADEIISLKLPEEDFKKKIKDIHDESPIDIILDYVWGHSVEMILSALKGNGTFSHKTRLVSVGGMSGDTIQLSSQILRGTDIQISGSGLGSWTKEETRLLFSEIIPEMFQAAVDGKIKIDTETAEIKDVEAVWNTEIPAGKRLVLII; translated from the coding sequence ATGAAAGCAGCAGTCGTCATTACAAAAGGAAGTATTCCTCAATATACAGATTTTCCGGACCCGGAAACCCCTAAGGAAAATGAAGTGCAGATATCAGTAAAAGCCGCATCCATTAAAAACCTTGACAGGGCTATTGCAGGCGGAAACCACTATTCCGTGAGCAACGAAGTCCATCAGCCAAAAATTATAGGAACAGATGGCGCAGGACACCTTGAAAATGGTGAAAAAGTGTACTTTTTCAGTAAAAAAGGAACCACAGCCGAAAAAATTAATGTTGAGAAAGGATTTGTTATTCAGGTTCCGGAAGCATTGGATTTTGCAACAGCCGCCGCATTGCCCAATGCCGTAATGGGATCTGCCATGGGACTGAAGTTCAAAGCAGGTATGAAGCCCGGTGATACCGTTCTTATCAATGGAGCGACAGGAGTTACGGGAAGAATAGCCGTTCAGGCAGCAAAATTATACGGAGCCAAAAAAATTATTGCTACCGGAAGAAATGAAGAATCTTTACAGTCACTTCTTGAGCTGGGAGCAGATGAAATAATTTCATTAAAGCTGCCGGAAGAAGATTTTAAAAAGAAAATAAAAGATATTCATGACGAAAGTCCTATTGATATTATCTTAGACTATGTTTGGGGACATTCTGTGGAAATGATCTTGTCCGCTCTTAAAGGAAACGGAACCTTTTCTCATAAAACCAGACTGGTTTCTGTAGGAGGAATGAGCGGTGATACTATTCAGCTGTCTTCACAGATCCTCAGAGGAACAGATATTCAGATTTCAGGATCAGGATTGGGAAGCTGGACGAAAGAAGAAACGCGTTTATTGTTCTCTGAGATCATTCCCGAAATGTTTCAGGCAGCTGTAGACGGTAAAATAAAAATAGATACAGAAACGGCAGAGATCAAAGATGTAGAAGCAGTCTGGAATACCGAAATTCCGGCCGGAAAAAGGCTTGTTCTAATTATTTAA
- a CDS encoding tetratricopeptide repeat protein → MEEYFGNELVKKFEEMMENNDEFYFDTEELEDIIVYYLELGDFNYADNAVNYGLKLHPNSLDIKIKRLEILLEWEDYNTAKELIGELKGSSMENTDFLVCYAKYYSSLGNPRKSIDICKKALELKEEENFLHNFIADEYVNLGDPFNALKHYRKALKEDPTDEYSLENCMICFSDLNKSEEAIAFLNEYLDEFAYSETAWFEYGQFYFNRKNFEEAIKGYDYLLAINSSSVGVYANKAACYEALGQYQKAVAVYEEMLELEYTKAFTFYKIGLCYKAQKQSIMALNAFQKSLREDPQFYLAMMEQSYLYEEMGGMKEALHFAQEATHLNDDNLDYQKRLAFLFIDSGKFEESLACLKKLVDAEPTRFYNWYAYSEVLMLLGEYEEAVDILERALKAHDRAELYYQLSNCYFNLKMPEKGAESLQKALNIDPSLAPDMQKKYPFIKDEVKKVKAKVKKKNS, encoded by the coding sequence TTGGAAGAGTATTTTGGAAATGAACTTGTAAAAAAGTTCGAGGAAATGATGGAAAATAATGATGAATTCTACTTCGATACCGAAGAATTGGAAGATATCATTGTTTATTATTTGGAGCTGGGAGATTTTAACTACGCAGACAATGCTGTTAACTATGGACTTAAGCTTCATCCTAATTCATTAGATATCAAGATCAAAAGACTTGAGATTCTTTTGGAATGGGAAGACTATAATACGGCGAAAGAACTTATTGGCGAACTGAAAGGTTCATCAATGGAGAATACAGACTTCTTGGTCTGTTATGCAAAGTATTATTCGAGCCTGGGAAACCCTAGAAAATCTATTGACATCTGCAAAAAAGCTTTAGAACTGAAAGAAGAAGAGAACTTCCTTCACAACTTTATTGCAGACGAATATGTCAATTTGGGAGATCCCTTTAACGCTCTTAAACATTACAGAAAAGCTCTGAAAGAAGATCCTACGGACGAGTATTCACTTGAAAACTGTATGATCTGCTTCAGTGATTTGAATAAGAGCGAGGAGGCTATTGCCTTTCTTAATGAATATTTAGATGAATTTGCTTATTCCGAGACCGCATGGTTTGAATACGGACAGTTTTACTTCAACAGAAAGAATTTTGAAGAAGCCATAAAAGGGTATGACTACCTGTTGGCGATCAATTCAAGTTCTGTGGGAGTTTATGCTAATAAAGCAGCCTGTTACGAAGCTTTAGGACAATATCAGAAAGCAGTGGCAGTATATGAGGAGATGCTTGAGCTGGAATACACCAAGGCATTTACTTTTTATAAGATAGGATTGTGTTACAAAGCGCAGAAACAGTCTATAATGGCTCTTAATGCATTTCAGAAATCATTGCGGGAAGACCCTCAGTTTTATCTTGCGATGATGGAGCAGTCTTACCTGTATGAAGAAATGGGAGGAATGAAGGAAGCATTGCACTTTGCACAGGAAGCAACCCACCTGAACGATGACAACCTTGACTATCAGAAAAGACTGGCGTTCCTGTTCATTGATTCCGGGAAGTTTGAGGAAAGCCTTGCCTGCCTGAAAAAGCTGGTTGATGCAGAGCCTACAAGATTTTATAACTGGTATGCCTATTCAGAAGTATTAATGCTTCTTGGAGAATATGAAGAAGCAGTGGATATTCTGGAGAGAGCCCTAAAGGCACATGACAGAGCAGAGCTCTATTATCAGCTGAGCAATTGCTATTTCAACCTTAAAATGCCGGAAAAAGGAGCAGAATCTCTTCAGAAAGCATTAAATATTGACCCATCGCTGGCTCCGGATATGCAGAAAAAGTATCCTTTCATCAAAGATGAGGTAAAAAAGGTCAAAGCAAAAGTGAAAAAGAAGAATTCTTAA
- a CDS encoding DMT family transporter has product MNADKEKWILLIVLTVIWGSSFILIKKSLEHFSPYQVGALRVLIAGVILMPIAISKYKLFPKKHLKWLILAAFTGNFIPMFLFPIAETEVSSSIAGIINSMMPIFVIIVGALVWKFETTKKQMVGTFISFAGVCLLAFGGDGEGGKFKLIPILLLLLATLCYAISTTTVKSKLMEVSSTILSAFVFSFVLFFPSLIALTFTGFFSTFSFNESTMTGLMFVSLLSIFGTGLAMTLNYRLLKVSTPLFASTVTLLMPIVAIIWGFLDGEKLSILQFVGAGVIIGGLIFLRSKPGVVKK; this is encoded by the coding sequence ATGAACGCAGATAAAGAAAAATGGATCCTTCTGATTGTATTAACGGTTATCTGGGGATCTTCTTTTATTTTGATCAAAAAATCACTTGAGCATTTCAGTCCTTATCAGGTAGGGGCATTAAGGGTTCTGATCGCAGGAGTTATTTTGATGCCGATTGCGATTTCGAAATATAAGCTGTTTCCCAAAAAACATCTGAAGTGGCTTATTTTGGCTGCATTTACAGGAAATTTCATTCCCATGTTTCTGTTTCCGATTGCCGAAACGGAAGTGAGCAGCAGTATTGCAGGAATCATCAATTCTATGATGCCGATTTTTGTGATCATTGTGGGAGCTCTGGTCTGGAAGTTTGAAACCACAAAAAAACAGATGGTAGGGACTTTTATAAGCTTTGCAGGAGTCTGTTTACTGGCATTTGGCGGTGACGGAGAAGGTGGAAAGTTCAAACTAATCCCTATATTGCTGTTATTGTTGGCCACCTTGTGCTATGCAATAAGTACGACAACGGTAAAATCTAAGCTCATGGAGGTTTCTTCTACCATTTTATCAGCATTTGTTTTTTCGTTTGTTCTGTTTTTTCCTTCTCTGATTGCATTAACGTTTACGGGCTTCTTTTCTACATTCAGTTTTAATGAAAGTACGATGACCGGGCTGATGTTTGTGTCTCTGTTATCTATCTTCGGAACCGGATTGGCTATGACCCTGAATTACCGGCTACTGAAGGTATCTACTCCACTTTTTGCTTCGACAGTCACTCTACTGATGCCGATTGTTGCTATTATCTGGGGCTTTTTAGATGGTGAAAAACTGAGTATTTTACAATTTGTAGGCGCAGGGGTGATCATCGGCGGATTAATCTTTTTAAGGTCTAAACCCGGCGTTGTAAAAAAGTAA
- the aat gene encoding leucyl/phenylalanyl-tRNA--protein transferase encodes MVRLDENEISFPDPELYDGHEGLIAFGGDLSIERIWFAYQLGIFPWYNPDEEILWWCPDPRFVLFPDDVKVSKSMRKILDRSVFTFSENKNFREVIKNCQQSSRKGQTGTWLSDELMESFIKLHDFGLAKSIEVWQDGELVGGFYGLQIGNVFCGESMFAKVSNASKAGFIHFVESNKGNIDLIDCQSHTEHLESLGAKMIPKKEFLKILHKNNERR; translated from the coding sequence ATGGTTCGATTAGACGAAAACGAGATTTCATTCCCCGACCCTGAACTTTATGACGGTCATGAAGGACTGATTGCTTTTGGAGGCGATCTGTCTATAGAACGTATTTGGTTTGCTTACCAGCTCGGTATTTTTCCCTGGTATAATCCTGATGAGGAGATATTATGGTGGTGTCCGGATCCAAGATTTGTTCTGTTTCCTGATGATGTGAAGGTTTCCAAATCGATGCGGAAAATACTGGACAGATCTGTTTTTACCTTTTCGGAGAATAAAAACTTCAGAGAGGTGATCAAAAACTGTCAGCAGAGTAGCAGAAAGGGACAGACGGGAACCTGGCTTTCGGATGAGCTGATGGAATCTTTCATCAAGCTTCATGATTTTGGCCTGGCCAAAAGTATTGAGGTATGGCAGGACGGTGAATTAGTGGGTGGATTTTATGGTCTTCAGATCGGAAATGTTTTCTGTGGAGAAAGTATGTTTGCCAAAGTCAGCAATGCTTCCAAAGCAGGCTTTATTCACTTTGTAGAAAGCAATAAAGGAAACATTGATCTTATTGACTGTCAGTCTCATACCGAACATCTTGAAAGCTTAGGGGCAAAAATGATTCCTAAAAAAGAATTTTTAAAAATCTTACACAAAAACAATGAACGCAGATAA
- a CDS encoding DUF3127 domain-containing protein, with protein sequence MELQGTVKKLFDAQTFASGFQKREMVILTQEQYPQPINIEFLSDKISLLDNLKEGENVKVGINIRGREWVSPQGETKYFNSITGWKIEKVMDNGSEPTQASPAQSASPVSNANPFAGDDDDDLPF encoded by the coding sequence ATGGAATTACAAGGAACGGTAAAGAAACTTTTTGACGCTCAGACATTTGCAAGCGGTTTTCAAAAGAGAGAAATGGTTATTTTAACCCAAGAACAGTATCCACAGCCGATAAACATAGAATTTTTGTCTGATAAGATCAGTTTATTAGATAATCTTAAGGAAGGGGAAAATGTGAAAGTGGGAATCAATATCAGAGGAAGAGAATGGGTTTCTCCACAAGGTGAAACTAAATATTTCAATTCTATTACAGGATGGAAAATAGAGAAAGTAATGGATAACGGATCTGAGCCTACTCAGGCTTCTCCTGCTCAATCTGCTTCTCCTGTTTCCAATGCAAATCCTTTTGCCGGAGATGACGATGATGATTTACCTTTTTAA
- a CDS encoding helix-turn-helix transcriptional regulator → MGERAPEKTITKQILDFFSEDHDHGVHEFFSNDLGKFETLNLYKGDEFLMKEYRYSYYEDYTMKFRTEDIDYIELSFFLGGADVIRDSVNGRPGEYKLLHHYIYFTPGNADIEIYFQKEVCYKNLDIYVSRDYFHKLAEDSKALQHFIEKVDQEKQASLFPEGLPITPQMMGILLEIKKCTLDGFYRDYFIRSKILNLLLLIFEFAKNQSEEEPVAKTKTSINTSEIHKLMEVREFIEDNLKSFYTIEQLSLKFGINEFKLKNGFKALFGDGVFHYASKLRMKEALYLLKNSDFSIKEIAYHLGYASPSSFSVAFKNEVGVGPSYYRKH, encoded by the coding sequence TTGGGAGAGAGAGCACCGGAAAAAACCATAACAAAACAAATTTTAGATTTCTTCAGTGAAGATCATGACCATGGCGTGCATGAGTTTTTTTCCAACGATCTTGGAAAATTTGAAACTCTCAACCTGTATAAGGGAGATGAGTTTTTAATGAAAGAGTACAGGTATTCTTATTATGAGGATTATACCATGAAATTCCGTACGGAGGATATAGACTACATCGAGCTGTCATTCTTCCTTGGCGGAGCAGATGTCATCAGAGATTCTGTAAATGGGAGACCGGGAGAGTACAAGCTGCTCCACCATTATATTTATTTCACTCCGGGAAACGCTGATATCGAAATTTATTTCCAAAAAGAAGTCTGCTATAAAAACCTGGACATTTACGTATCTCGCGACTATTTTCACAAACTGGCGGAAGACAGCAAAGCATTACAGCATTTTATTGAGAAAGTGGATCAGGAAAAGCAAGCAAGCCTCTTTCCGGAAGGTCTTCCGATAACTCCACAGATGATGGGTATTTTGCTTGAGATCAAAAAATGCACACTGGACGGCTTTTACAGAGACTATTTTATCAGAAGTAAAATTCTGAATCTGCTTCTCCTTATTTTTGAATTTGCAAAAAACCAAAGCGAAGAAGAGCCTGTAGCCAAAACTAAAACCTCTATAAACACCTCCGAAATTCACAAGCTCATGGAAGTAAGGGAATTTATAGAAGACAATCTGAAGTCATTTTACACCATTGAACAGCTTTCTTTGAAATTCGGGATCAATGAGTTTAAATTAAAGAATGGATTTAAAGCACTGTTTGGGGATGGTGTATTTCATTATGCTTCTAAGCTCAGAATGAAAGAGGCCCTTTATCTGCTTAAAAATTCTGATTTTTCTATTAAAGAAATTGCTTATCATCTGGGATATGCATCGCCTTCATCTTTTAGTGTTGCTTTTAAGAATGAAGTGGGAGTTGGTCCCAGTTATTACCGCAAACATTAA
- a CDS encoding TonB-dependent receptor: MNKNTLLFSALLFPAAIWAQNAAQITGKVINSQEKPVPAAKVVLNNGESEVYTDENGIYRFNNIPAGNYVLKVDDPEVSKIYSFTLKDNDSITYNFTKASDTYQIVGVNVTANRKTIPSSTLRLGENLLVTPQNIQVIDQRLLNDQQILNTAEGLSRNVSGVRTITHQEEGSVGIAVRGFQASNLRNGMDVSGSFGPLREDMSFVDRVEFVKGPAGFMMGNTQPGGFYNIVTKKPVGREKGNVQLTLGSFNLYRAAADVEKKLSKDGKFWGRLNVMGSKSGSFQQYVEHEQYVINPSFKYIASENTNVTFEYILSQNNFQGGFAKYAYGIDGFKDVKRSFTFSDPVMDPTRSWEHNVYGTINHNFNDNWLITGQFGYVRSEMQGESLYAKYNSIALADDPATKKVKGDVNRGISINDALNTSTIGQVFTRGKFSTGNINHNILAGVDMGKKFYVADWTVMPQTIGPVFNIYNPVYGNLRKSDIPQYDRSQSLRERGANYITDYSYTSFHLQDEARFFEDKLRVAAGFRYTSTVKTSAADKGAEVKNTAVTPRFSVTGLLTPTLTVYGLYDETFQEQTGRLLNGSTADPSFGKNKEVGVKKTWFNGQLMTGLTFYHLTKTNMLTSAGVDNPGLSEQTGEATSKGIEFDLNGNIGKNWSILLNYAYTDAKVTKDNNPKNIGGMLYGTARHITNGWLKYTIAEGELEGLGFSLGYEYHAKRAAWPVVTSSPYLPDDYFTLDLGVSYKRNSYQISFLVNNLTDRYNYVGFYPGAWSYSHYGWRALNPVNFRMNLSYNF, encoded by the coding sequence ATGAATAAGAACACGCTCCTTTTTTCAGCGCTGCTTTTTCCGGCTGCCATATGGGCGCAGAATGCTGCACAAATCACGGGAAAAGTAATCAACTCTCAGGAGAAACCTGTCCCTGCCGCGAAAGTGGTCCTGAATAATGGAGAATCAGAGGTTTATACAGATGAAAACGGAATTTATCGTTTTAATAATATACCTGCAGGAAACTATGTACTCAAAGTAGATGATCCGGAAGTTTCCAAAATATATTCTTTTACATTGAAAGACAATGACAGTATCACCTATAATTTCACCAAGGCTTCCGATACCTATCAGATTGTGGGGGTCAATGTGACTGCCAACCGGAAGACTATACCTTCTTCCACGTTAAGATTGGGGGAAAATCTTCTTGTTACTCCCCAGAATATCCAGGTTATTGACCAACGTCTCTTAAATGATCAGCAGATTCTGAATACTGCTGAAGGGCTCAGCCGAAACGTAAGTGGTGTTCGTACCATTACTCATCAGGAAGAAGGAAGCGTAGGAATTGCTGTTCGTGGTTTTCAGGCATCTAATCTCCGTAACGGAATGGATGTAAGCGGAAGTTTTGGCCCTCTCCGTGAAGATATGTCTTTTGTAGACCGTGTGGAGTTTGTAAAAGGTCCTGCGGGATTTATGATGGGAAATACACAGCCGGGAGGTTTTTATAATATCGTAACGAAAAAACCTGTGGGAAGGGAAAAAGGGAATGTACAGCTTACGTTGGGCAGCTTTAATCTCTACCGTGCTGCAGCGGATGTTGAAAAGAAACTGAGTAAGGACGGTAAATTCTGGGGCAGGCTTAATGTAATGGGATCTAAAAGTGGTTCATTCCAGCAGTATGTGGAACACGAACAGTACGTGATTAACCCGTCTTTCAAATACATTGCATCGGAAAATACCAATGTAACTTTTGAATATATCCTTTCCCAAAATAATTTTCAGGGAGGATTTGCAAAATATGCCTACGGTATTGATGGTTTTAAAGATGTGAAAAGATCTTTTACCTTCTCCGATCCTGTCATGGATCCTACCCGTTCGTGGGAGCATAATGTATACGGAACCATCAATCATAATTTTAATGATAATTGGTTGATTACCGGACAGTTTGGGTATGTTCGTTCTGAAATGCAGGGAGAATCCCTATATGCTAAATACAATAGCATTGCTTTGGCTGATGATCCGGCCACAAAAAAGGTAAAAGGGGACGTGAACCGCGGGATCAGTATTAATGATGCACTGAATACATCAACCATTGGACAGGTATTCACAAGAGGAAAGTTTTCTACCGGAAATATCAATCATAACATCCTTGCCGGAGTAGATATGGGAAAAAAATTCTATGTTGCGGACTGGACGGTTATGCCTCAGACTATAGGACCTGTATTCAATATTTACAATCCGGTGTATGGGAATCTGAGGAAATCCGATATTCCTCAATACGACCGCTCACAATCACTTCGTGAACGTGGGGCCAATTACATTACCGATTATTCTTACACTTCTTTTCATTTGCAGGATGAGGCTCGTTTTTTTGAAGATAAATTAAGAGTCGCAGCAGGATTCCGTTATACTTCTACTGTGAAAACCAGCGCAGCAGATAAGGGGGCAGAAGTTAAAAATACGGCCGTTACCCCTCGATTTAGTGTTACGGGATTGTTGACCCCTACTTTAACGGTTTACGGATTGTATGATGAGACGTTTCAAGAGCAGACAGGAAGACTTCTCAACGGAAGTACCGCAGATCCTTCTTTCGGGAAGAACAAAGAAGTTGGAGTTAAGAAAACCTGGTTCAATGGCCAGCTGATGACCGGGCTTACCTTTTATCATCTTACAAAAACCAATATGCTGACCTCTGCAGGAGTGGATAATCCGGGACTTTCTGAGCAAACGGGAGAAGCAACTTCAAAAGGAATTGAATTTGACTTAAATGGAAATATCGGTAAAAACTGGAGTATTCTTCTCAACTATGCTTACACAGATGCTAAAGTAACGAAAGACAATAACCCTAAAAATATTGGCGGGATGCTGTACGGAACGGCCAGGCATATTACGAATGGGTGGCTGAAATATACCATCGCAGAAGGAGAGCTTGAAGGACTAGGATTTTCTCTTGGCTACGAGTATCATGCAAAAAGAGCGGCCTGGCCTGTGGTAACGAGTTCTCCATATCTTCCGGATGATTATTTTACCCTTGATTTGGGCGTTTCTTACAAAAGAAACAGCTACCAGATCTCTTTCCTTGTGAATAACCTTACAGACCGTTACAACTATGTAGGTTTCTATCCGGGAGCATGGAGCTACAGCCACTACGGATGGAGAGCATTGAATCCGGTTAATTTCAGAATGAATCTTTCATATAACTTTTAA
- a CDS encoding PepSY-associated TM helix domain-containing protein — MNTGKAKPKKKNNRSIFYRISAWLHLWLGLASGIVIVIICLTGITWSFRDEIKDWLNPDLKVEYIPGKRMLNPGDLYEKGKALYPDQEVSFVWRPTGKAAMVGFGKRNTGFILFLDPYTGEIIRKPSFKKEFDFFEWTLRGHRFLWLPSEIGRPVINYSTFIFFITLLSGLVLWWPKKWTKAMRKQSFSVKWDAKTKRLNYDVHNVFGFYSMIILLVVAMTGMYYGLPWFNKFLYFTTSLGKKAPAERQELKNTAPYQPEKLPESIHLAWEDAVKKVDAKGYYLSVPKDSAETIGLFLYPSHRQFYNLQSFTYDRNTGEYLSNSSAHASSFEQADFAVKVQKLNYDLHVGSALGGIWGRILYFFITLIGASLPITGFLVWWFKKKKK; from the coding sequence ATGAATACCGGAAAAGCAAAGCCAAAAAAGAAAAATAACAGAAGCATATTCTACAGAATCTCGGCCTGGCTGCACTTGTGGCTGGGTCTTGCTTCCGGAATTGTCATTGTCATTATCTGTCTTACAGGAATTACTTGGTCTTTCCGTGACGAGATCAAGGATTGGCTCAATCCTGACTTGAAAGTAGAATATATTCCCGGAAAACGAATGCTTAATCCCGGAGATCTGTATGAAAAGGGAAAAGCTCTTTATCCGGATCAGGAAGTCTCTTTTGTTTGGCGGCCAACAGGCAAAGCTGCAATGGTAGGTTTTGGAAAAAGAAATACCGGTTTCATCCTTTTTCTTGATCCTTATACAGGTGAAATTATCCGCAAGCCCAGTTTTAAAAAAGAATTTGATTTTTTTGAATGGACGTTACGAGGGCATCGTTTTCTATGGTTGCCTTCCGAAATTGGGAGACCCGTCATCAACTATTCTACATTTATATTTTTTATCACATTACTGAGCGGACTGGTTCTGTGGTGGCCGAAAAAATGGACCAAAGCAATGCGAAAGCAGAGTTTTTCAGTAAAATGGGACGCTAAAACCAAACGACTGAACTATGATGTACACAATGTGTTCGGATTCTATTCTATGATCATTCTTCTGGTGGTGGCAATGACCGGAATGTATTACGGACTTCCATGGTTTAATAAGTTTCTGTACTTTACGACGTCTCTTGGAAAAAAAGCTCCGGCAGAACGTCAGGAACTAAAAAATACCGCTCCTTACCAGCCGGAAAAGTTACCGGAATCCATACATTTAGCGTGGGAAGATGCGGTAAAGAAAGTGGATGCAAAAGGATATTATCTGTCCGTTCCTAAGGATTCTGCAGAAACCATTGGTCTTTTTCTGTATCCCTCACACCGTCAGTTTTATAATTTACAAAGCTTTACCTACGACCGGAATACGGGAGAATATTTATCTAACAGTTCTGCCCATGCAAGTTCTTTTGAACAGGCGGATTTTGCGGTCAAAGTACAGAAACTGAATTATGATCTTCATGTTGGCTCTGCGCTGGGAGGAATATGGGGAAGGATTTTGTACTTCTTTATTACCCTCATTGGCGCTTCGCTTCCCATCACCGGGTTTCTGGTGTGGTGGTTTAAGAAAAAGAAAAAATAA